One genomic segment of Paenibacillus sp. FSL H8-0332 includes these proteins:
- the gntK gene encoding gluconokinase, whose protein sequence is MSTSYMIGVDIGTTSTKAVLFEENGTIVAQSNQGYPLHQPYPSVAEQDPEQILEAVIHTIASVMQESLAAPEAILLVSFSSAMHSVIAVDASGKPLTACITWADNRSSRCARRLKDELNGHELYLRTGTPIHPMSPITKLMWLGEEQPELFRQTYKFISIKEYIFFRLFGEYVIDHSIASATGMFNLEKLDWDEEALRIAGVTPQRLSRPVPTTHILLGLLPELTGKLGLLTDTPFVVGASDGVLSNLGVGAIEPGVIAATIGTSGAIRTVVDHPLTDPKGRIFCYALTDKHWVIGGPVNNGGMLFRWVRDEFAASEVETAKRLGIDPYEVLTRIAEQVPPGSNGLLFHPYLTGERAPLWNPDARGSFFGLSMNHRKEHMIRAVLEGVIFNMYTVLLAMEECIGEPVRILATGGFARSALWRQMMADIFDQEVVVPESFESSCLGAVVLGLYAIRRIDSFDAVFSMIGSTHRHVPVTAHAKAYKQLLPIFISVTRSLEDQYQAIADFQREQAGEQPG, encoded by the coding sequence TTGAGTACATCCTATATGATTGGCGTTGATATTGGAACCACCAGCACTAAGGCTGTCCTCTTTGAGGAGAATGGAACAATTGTCGCTCAGAGCAATCAGGGCTATCCGCTGCATCAGCCCTACCCCTCTGTCGCAGAACAGGACCCGGAGCAGATTCTGGAAGCCGTAATTCATACTATAGCCTCGGTCATGCAGGAGAGCCTTGCCGCACCTGAAGCCATTCTGCTGGTCTCCTTCAGCTCCGCTATGCATAGCGTCATCGCTGTAGATGCTTCGGGCAAGCCGCTGACCGCCTGCATCACCTGGGCCGATAACCGGAGCAGCCGCTGTGCCCGGCGGTTGAAGGATGAACTGAACGGACATGAGCTGTATCTGCGGACAGGAACGCCTATACATCCCATGTCTCCCATCACCAAGCTGATGTGGCTGGGCGAGGAGCAGCCCGAGCTGTTCCGCCAGACCTACAAGTTCATCTCCATCAAAGAATATATTTTCTTCAGATTGTTCGGTGAATATGTGATCGACCATTCCATCGCCTCGGCCACCGGCATGTTCAATCTGGAGAAGCTCGATTGGGACGAGGAGGCGCTGCGGATTGCCGGTGTTACCCCGCAGCGGCTATCCCGTCCGGTTCCGACCACCCATATCCTGCTGGGACTGCTTCCAGAGCTTACCGGGAAGCTAGGTCTGCTCACGGACACCCCGTTTGTAGTGGGCGCCAGTGACGGCGTCCTGTCTAACCTTGGGGTAGGTGCAATAGAGCCGGGAGTTATCGCTGCAACTATAGGCACAAGCGGCGCCATCCGTACTGTAGTAGACCATCCTCTGACTGATCCCAAAGGACGGATCTTCTGCTACGCCCTGACAGACAAGCATTGGGTGATTGGCGGCCCAGTGAATAACGGGGGGATGCTCTTCCGCTGGGTACGTGATGAATTCGCCGCTTCTGAAGTGGAGACCGCGAAGCGCCTCGGCATTGATCCCTACGAAGTATTAACCCGGATTGCCGAGCAGGTCCCGCCCGGCAGTAACGGACTGCTCTTCCATCCGTATCTGACCGGCGAACGTGCGCCGCTGTGGAATCCCGATGCCCGCGGCTCCTTCTTCGGGTTAAGCATGAATCACCGCAAGGAGCATATGATCCGTGCGGTGCTGGAAGGGGTCATCTTCAACATGTACACCGTGTTGCTTGCTATGGAGGAATGTATCGGCGAGCCCGTTAGAATTCTTGCTACCGGCGGCTTCGCCCGCTCAGCTCTATGGAGGCAGATGATGGCGGATATTTTCGATCAGGAGGTGGTCGTCCCTGAGAGCTTCGAGAGCTCATGCCTCGGCGCAGTCGTACTCGGATTATACGCCATCCGGCGGATCGATTCCTTCGATGCTGTCTTCAGCATGATTGGCTCTACTCACCGGCATGTGCCGGTTACAGCCCACGCCAAAGCCTACAAACAGCTGCTGCCCATCTTCATCTCAGTAACCCGCAGCCTGGAGGACCAATATCAGGCTATCGCCGACTTCCAGCGCGAGCAGGCGGGGGAACAGCCCGGCTAA
- a CDS encoding ATP phosphoribosyltransferase regulatory subunit, translated as MAKPKGFEKPAGVRDYLPRAVTKLRKIEKDVLHCMSRWGYRQMITPTLEYYDTVGVASSTSDQKLYKLLNNRGQALVLRSEMTAPVARVVSSLLKDEPLPLRLSYHANVFRAIEEEAGREAEFFQTGVELVGDDSPEADAEVVALAIASLQAAGVKSFKIAIGHVGFLDGLFQEAVSGLPQAQEELKSHLLSRDYVAFRETLRRLELPTAQKQELDGLLRLRGGKEICGQALELSNHPLARASIEHLCKVWEVLVAYGVSQHVLIDLTMIGDFSYYTGMTFEGYASELGFPVCSGGRYDNLLQQFGRPIPSTGFSLKTNRILDGVSGLLEEEELPILVQYDVLRRQEGLAEAARLRSEGHVVVTRLAAGPEELKTVKRLDADTIQAEGELYGEIYTFVSFVSEHG; from the coding sequence ATGGCCAAACCAAAAGGATTTGAAAAGCCTGCCGGCGTAAGGGATTATCTCCCGCGTGCGGTAACGAAGCTGCGCAAGATTGAGAAGGATGTACTTCACTGTATGAGCCGCTGGGGCTACCGGCAGATGATTACGCCTACTCTTGAATATTACGATACGGTCGGTGTAGCCAGCTCTACATCCGATCAGAAGCTGTATAAATTACTTAACAACCGTGGGCAGGCGCTGGTGCTGCGTTCGGAAATGACAGCACCTGTAGCCCGTGTGGTCTCCTCTCTATTGAAGGATGAGCCGCTGCCGCTGCGTCTGTCCTACCATGCCAACGTCTTTCGGGCGATTGAAGAAGAGGCCGGGCGGGAGGCGGAGTTCTTTCAGACCGGTGTAGAGCTTGTCGGTGATGATTCGCCGGAGGCTGACGCTGAGGTAGTTGCGCTGGCGATTGCTTCACTGCAGGCCGCGGGCGTAAAGTCTTTTAAAATAGCAATCGGACATGTCGGCTTCCTCGATGGTCTCTTCCAGGAGGCAGTATCGGGCCTGCCGCAGGCTCAGGAGGAGCTGAAGAGCCATCTGCTCAGCCGCGATTATGTCGCCTTCCGTGAGACCCTGCGGCGTCTTGAGCTACCTACTGCCCAGAAGCAGGAGCTGGACGGACTGCTGCGGCTGCGCGGTGGCAAGGAGATCTGCGGACAAGCGTTGGAGCTGAGCAACCACCCGCTGGCGCGCGCGTCGATTGAGCATCTGTGCAAGGTATGGGAGGTGCTGGTTGCGTACGGTGTCTCGCAGCATGTGCTGATTGATCTGACGATGATCGGTGATTTCTCTTACTATACCGGCATGACCTTCGAGGGGTATGCTTCCGAGCTGGGCTTCCCGGTATGCAGCGGCGGCCGGTATGACAATCTGCTGCAGCAATTCGGGCGTCCGATTCCTTCCACCGGCTTCTCCCTGAAGACCAACCGTATTCTGGATGGAGTCTCCGGGCTGCTGGAAGAGGAAGAACTGCCGATTCTGGTCCAGTACGATGTACTCCGGCGCCAGGAGGGCCTTGCGGAAGCCGCGAGGCTGCGGTCGGAAGGGCATGTTGTGGTCACACGGCTGGCGGCCGGCCCGGAGGAGCTGAAGACTGTGAAGCGGCTGGATGCGGATACTATTCAGGCAGAGGGCGAGCTGTACGGCGAGATATACACGTTCGTGTCGTTTGTCAGCGAGCATGGGTGA
- the hisG gene encoding ATP phosphoribosyltransferase, translating into MAQILKVAMPKGRIYNKAAELFRQAGLPIPPDGEESRKLVISLPEAGMEFILAKPVDVPTYVEYGVADIGIVGKDVLLEESRDVYELLDLGIARCRMSIIGLPNWQPGIQQRVATKYPNVASRYFREQGQQVEVVKLNGSIELAPLIGLADRIVDMVETGQTLKDNGLVEMTSIFEITSRLVANRVSYRMKNEEIQQLCDRLQAVIAGPGLQVK; encoded by the coding sequence ATGGCACAGATTCTTAAGGTAGCCATGCCGAAAGGCCGGATTTATAATAAAGCGGCAGAGCTGTTCCGCCAGGCGGGACTGCCGATTCCTCCGGACGGAGAAGAGTCGCGCAAGCTGGTGATATCATTGCCGGAGGCCGGAATGGAGTTCATTCTTGCCAAGCCGGTGGATGTGCCCACTTATGTAGAATATGGAGTGGCGGATATCGGGATTGTCGGCAAAGATGTATTGCTGGAGGAGAGCCGCGATGTGTACGAGCTGCTTGATCTCGGGATCGCCCGCTGCCGGATGTCGATCATCGGGCTTCCAAACTGGCAGCCGGGCATTCAGCAGCGGGTCGCCACCAAGTACCCGAACGTGGCTTCGCGGTATTTCCGTGAGCAAGGCCAGCAGGTGGAGGTTGTGAAGCTGAACGGCTCTATCGAGCTGGCACCGCTGATCGGGCTGGCTGACCGGATCGTGGATATGGTGGAGACCGGCCAGACGCTGAAGGATAACGGGCTGGTGGAGATGACGAGCATCTTCGAGATCACCAGCCGCCTGGTGGCGAACCGGGTGAGCTACCGGATGAAGAATGAGGAGATTCAACAGCTATGCGACCGGCTGCAGGCTGTTATTGCAGGACCGGGGCTGCAGGTGAAATAA
- the hisD gene encoding histidinol dehydrogenase, whose translation MKVQSSKEFKLQREVEYGTPEQNKAVREIVADIKQEGDAALLRYTERFDGAALTPAQLRVKPEELEAAYGRVEESFVTAIRAAAVNIRAFHARQKRNSWMDLQPDGTILGQIIRPLKRVGVYVPGGKAAYPSSVLMNVIPAQIAGVPEIVMVTPPSTGGSEGIDPYILVAAAEAGVHEIYRVGGAQAIAALAFGTESIVPVDKICGPGNIYVALAKREVYGAVDIDSIAGPSEIVVLADDTAEAAYIAADLLSQAEHDEMASAILVTPSQRLAEAVAAEVERQLQTLPREAIARASVENYGAIIVVDSLEEGISVVNRLAPEHLEIVVNDPMGLTGAIENAGAIFLGPYSSEPVGDYFAGPNHIIPTNGTARFSSPVDVDDFIKKSSLIYYSKEALLRDGAAIMELARREGLEGHARAIEIRLEKEARGGDGNGEQ comes from the coding sequence GTGAAGGTCCAGTCCAGTAAGGAATTTAAGCTGCAGCGTGAAGTGGAATACGGCACGCCGGAGCAGAATAAGGCCGTACGTGAAATCGTGGCCGATATCAAGCAGGAAGGCGATGCGGCGCTGCTCCGGTATACGGAGCGCTTCGACGGCGCCGCACTGACGCCAGCGCAGCTGCGCGTCAAGCCGGAGGAGCTTGAGGCCGCCTATGGCCGGGTAGAGGAGTCCTTCGTGACGGCGATCCGCGCGGCAGCCGTGAACATTCGTGCGTTCCATGCGCGGCAGAAACGCAATTCCTGGATGGATCTGCAGCCGGACGGCACGATCCTCGGCCAGATCATCCGCCCGCTGAAGCGTGTGGGCGTCTATGTTCCCGGCGGCAAGGCGGCATACCCGTCCTCGGTGCTGATGAACGTGATTCCGGCACAGATTGCCGGGGTGCCGGAGATTGTAATGGTGACGCCGCCTTCGACGGGCGGCTCCGAAGGCATTGATCCTTATATTCTCGTGGCCGCCGCTGAAGCGGGCGTACACGAGATCTACCGCGTAGGCGGCGCGCAGGCCATCGCCGCCCTCGCCTTCGGCACGGAGTCCATCGTGCCGGTCGATAAGATCTGCGGGCCAGGGAACATCTACGTGGCCCTGGCCAAGCGCGAGGTCTACGGCGCTGTCGACATCGACAGCATCGCCGGACCGAGCGAGATCGTCGTGCTCGCCGACGATACCGCCGAGGCCGCCTACATCGCGGCCGACCTGCTCTCGCAGGCCGAGCACGACGAGATGGCGTCGGCGATCCTCGTGACGCCGTCGCAGCGTCTCGCGGAGGCAGTGGCTGCCGAGGTCGAGCGGCAGCTGCAGACGTTGCCGCGCGAAGCCATCGCGCGGGCCTCGGTAGAGAACTACGGCGCGATTATCGTCGTAGACTCGCTTGAGGAGGGCATCTCCGTGGTCAACCGGCTGGCGCCGGAGCATCTGGAGATTGTCGTGAACGACCCGATGGGGCTGACCGGCGCAATTGAGAACGCCGGGGCCATCTTCCTCGGGCCGTACAGCTCGGAGCCGGTCGGCGACTACTTCGCCGGACCGAACCATATTATACCGACGAATGGCACAGCGCGGTTCTCCTCGCCTGTAGATGTGGACGACTTCATCAAGAAGTCCAGTCTGATCTATTACAGCAAGGAAGCGCTGCTGCGGGACGGGGCGGCAATTATGGAGCTTGCCCGGCGTGAGGGGCTGGAGGGCCATGCACGTGCAATTGAAATCCGGCTGGAGAAGGAAGCGAGAGGTGGAGACGGAAATGGAGAACAATAA
- the hisB gene encoding imidazoleglycerol-phosphate dehydratase HisB, which produces MENNNNEQALRKAGLSRTTNETDIKLTFAVDGSGVSELETDVPFLNHMLDLFTKHGQFDLNVQARGDIDIDDHHTVEDIGICLGQALREALGDKKGIKRYASVFVPMDEALAQVVIDISNRPHFEYRAEYPSQQVGSFSTELVHEFLWKFALEARITLHVIVHYGSNTHHMIEAVFKALGRALDEATLVDPRVKGVPSTKGVL; this is translated from the coding sequence ATGGAGAACAATAATAACGAACAGGCGCTGCGAAAGGCCGGACTTAGCCGTACAACCAACGAAACGGACATCAAGTTAACCTTTGCCGTAGACGGCAGCGGGGTCTCGGAACTGGAGACCGATGTGCCTTTCTTGAATCATATGCTGGATCTGTTCACGAAGCATGGACAGTTTGACCTGAACGTGCAGGCCCGGGGCGATATTGATATTGATGACCACCACACGGTAGAGGACATCGGCATCTGTCTGGGACAGGCTCTGCGCGAAGCGCTGGGCGACAAAAAAGGGATTAAACGTTATGCAAGTGTCTTCGTCCCTATGGATGAAGCGCTGGCTCAGGTAGTGATTGATATCAGCAACCGGCCGCATTTTGAATACCGGGCGGAGTATCCTTCACAGCAGGTGGGCAGCTTCTCTACGGAGCTCGTTCATGAATTTCTCTGGAAATTCGCGCTGGAAGCCAGAATTACGCTGCATGTCATCGTACATTACGGCTCCAACACCCACCACATGATTGAAGCGGTCTTCAAGGCGCTGGGACGGGCGCTGGATGAGGCGACATTGGTTGATCCCCGGGTGAAGGGCGTACCTTCGACGAAGGGAGTGCTGTAG
- the hisH gene encoding imidazole glycerol phosphate synthase subunit HisH encodes MAVAIVDYGMGNLHSVSKAVERLGYTSLVTADAAAILAADSVILPGVGAFGDAMEHLRESGMDDVVRAAAEAGQPVLGICLGMQLLFSSSEEHGEHKGLELLPGAVVRFAPRDGYKVPHMGWNKLSFRQPESPLLAGLTEGHVYFVHSYHALAADGDLLAVTDYGHPVTAIVGRDNVYGMQFHPEKSGELGIKLLGNFLQLQAQQA; translated from the coding sequence ATGGCTGTTGCAATCGTCGATTATGGCATGGGCAATCTGCACAGTGTCAGTAAGGCGGTAGAGCGGCTGGGCTATACGAGTCTTGTAACGGCCGATGCCGCTGCCATTCTGGCCGCAGACAGCGTGATTCTGCCCGGTGTCGGTGCCTTTGGCGATGCGATGGAGCACTTACGGGAGAGCGGAATGGACGATGTCGTCCGGGCTGCAGCAGAAGCGGGACAGCCGGTGCTGGGCATCTGCCTCGGGATGCAGCTGCTGTTCAGCAGCAGCGAGGAGCACGGCGAGCATAAGGGGCTGGAGCTTTTGCCTGGCGCAGTGGTACGCTTCGCCCCCCGGGACGGATACAAGGTGCCGCATATGGGCTGGAACAAGCTGAGCTTCCGCCAGCCGGAGAGTCCGCTGCTGGCCGGCCTGACGGAGGGCCATGTGTACTTCGTGCACTCCTATCATGCACTCGCGGCGGACGGCGATCTGCTGGCCGTCACAGACTATGGACATCCGGTAACGGCTATCGTGGGGCGCGATAATGTATACGGGATGCAGTTCCACCCGGAGAAGAGCGGGGAGCTTGGCATCAAGCTGCTGGGTAATTTCCTGCAGCTCCAGGCACAGCAGGCTTAG
- the hisA gene encoding 1-(5-phosphoribosyl)-5-[(5-phosphoribosylamino)methylideneamino]imidazole-4-carboxamide isomerase codes for MSTFILYPAIDIRDGKCVRLQQGDYAQETIYNDSPVEVAKSWEEQGGQYIHLVDLDGAKAGCPVNDAIIGSIAKHANVPVQVGGGLRTLADVEKLLGLGISRVIIGTAAINDQAFTEAVLAKYGDKVAIGIDARNGYVATHGWLNTSEVRAEDLARELAAKGAETFIYTDISRDGMMQGPNVEGILSMAKASGRSVIASGGVTSLNDLQRLNVHSGSGIGGAIVGKALYTGNIDLAEALQALGQSSGLR; via the coding sequence ATGTCTACTTTTATCCTATATCCGGCGATTGATATCCGGGACGGCAAGTGTGTCCGGCTACAGCAGGGCGATTATGCCCAAGAGACGATCTATAACGACAGTCCGGTAGAGGTGGCTAAGTCATGGGAAGAGCAGGGCGGACAGTATATCCATCTGGTGGATCTGGACGGAGCCAAAGCAGGCTGCCCCGTAAATGATGCCATCATTGGATCCATTGCCAAGCACGCGAATGTTCCTGTACAGGTCGGCGGCGGTCTCCGTACACTTGCCGATGTGGAGAAGCTGCTGGGTCTTGGTATCAGCCGTGTAATTATCGGAACGGCAGCCATTAATGATCAGGCGTTTACAGAAGCGGTTCTTGCCAAATACGGCGACAAAGTAGCCATCGGCATCGATGCGCGCAACGGCTATGTGGCTACGCACGGCTGGCTTAATACGTCGGAGGTTCGCGCGGAAGACCTGGCCAGGGAGCTGGCCGCCAAAGGCGCAGAGACCTTCATCTATACCGATATCTCCCGCGACGGGATGATGCAGGGGCCGAACGTGGAAGGTATTCTCTCTATGGCCAAGGCAAGCGGCCGCAGCGTAATCGCCTCCGGCGGCGTGACCAGCCTTAATGATCTGCAGCGCCTGAACGTACATAGCGGCAGCGGAATCGGCGGGGCGATTGTGGGCAAGGCGCTGTATACCGGTAATATTGATCTGGCTGAAGCGCTACAGGCCCTGGGCCAGTCCTCCGGATTGCGGTAA
- the hisF gene encoding imidazole glycerol phosphate synthase subunit HisF, giving the protein MLAKRIIPCLDVKDGRVVKGVNFVNLRDAGDPVELAALYDREGADELVFLDISASVEGRATMIEVVRQTAGEIAIPFTVGGGISTPEDMKRILRAGADKIGINTAAVNNPQLILEGARHFGSQCIVVAMDAKYNEAWGEWEVYTHGGRTPTGIRALNWAKEAERLGAGEILLTSMDADGTKDGFDLKLTAAVSDLLSIPVIASGGAGKIEHFYDVFTEGRADAGLAATIFHYKEIAIHDLKADLKQRGVEIR; this is encoded by the coding sequence ATGTTGGCGAAACGGATTATTCCCTGTCTGGATGTGAAGGACGGGCGTGTGGTAAAAGGCGTGAATTTTGTGAATCTGCGCGATGCCGGAGATCCGGTGGAGCTTGCGGCGCTGTACGACCGCGAGGGCGCGGATGAGCTGGTATTCCTGGATATTTCCGCTTCTGTGGAAGGCAGAGCGACCATGATAGAAGTGGTGCGGCAGACGGCGGGAGAGATTGCCATTCCTTTCACGGTGGGCGGGGGTATTTCGACCCCGGAAGACATGAAGCGGATTCTGCGTGCCGGAGCGGACAAAATCGGCATCAACACGGCCGCTGTCAATAACCCCCAACTTATCCTGGAAGGGGCCCGTCACTTCGGCTCCCAGTGCATTGTAGTGGCGATGGATGCCAAATATAATGAGGCTTGGGGCGAATGGGAAGTGTATACGCACGGCGGACGTACGCCTACGGGCATCCGGGCTTTGAACTGGGCCAAGGAAGCCGAGCGGCTGGGCGCGGGTGAGATTCTGCTTACGAGTATGGACGCGGACGGGACCAAGGACGGCTTCGACCTGAAGCTGACAGCGGCGGTCAGCGACCTGCTGAGTATTCCTGTCATTGCTTCTGGCGGGGCCGGGAAAATCGAGCATTTCTATGATGTATTTACGGAAGGCCGGGCAGATGCCGGACTTGCGGCAACCATTTTTCACTATAAAGAGATTGCTATTCATGATCTGAAGGCTGATCTGAAGCAAAGAGGAGTAGAGATCCGATGA
- the hisIE gene encoding bifunctional phosphoribosyl-AMP cyclohydrolase/phosphoribosyl-ATP diphosphatase HisIE, translating into MSEDKKDIALSQQEAVSGIRWNESGLLPAVIQDARTLEVLMFAYMNPESLQRSLTSGQTWFWSRSRSELWHKGGTSGNTQAITSIHYDCDSDTLLVKVVPEGPACHTGENSCFFREIPLDSSATVADTAGAAVNTADTESGRFAVLGELERVIAEREVNRPEGAYTTYLFDKGVDKILKKVGEEASETIIAAKNKDNAELRLEVSDLIYHLLVLLQERKLPLDEILEELSARHERPRRD; encoded by the coding sequence ATGAGCGAGGACAAGAAGGATATCGCACTAAGCCAGCAGGAGGCAGTGTCAGGCATCCGCTGGAATGAATCTGGCCTGCTGCCTGCTGTCATTCAGGATGCGCGCACCCTGGAGGTATTAATGTTCGCCTATATGAATCCTGAGTCGCTGCAGCGCTCACTTACGAGCGGCCAGACCTGGTTCTGGAGCCGTTCACGCAGCGAGCTGTGGCATAAGGGGGGGACGTCCGGCAATACGCAGGCAATCACCTCGATCCATTACGATTGTGACAGCGATACGCTGCTGGTGAAGGTAGTGCCGGAGGGTCCGGCCTGCCATACCGGGGAGAACAGCTGCTTCTTCCGCGAGATTCCGCTCGATTCATCGGCAACCGTAGCTGACACTGCCGGGGCTGCCGTGAATACTGCTGACACAGAGAGCGGCCGGTTTGCGGTACTCGGTGAGCTGGAGCGTGTCATTGCCGAGCGTGAGGTGAACCGTCCTGAGGGGGCTTACACCACTTATCTGTTCGATAAGGGTGTGGATAAGATCCTGAAGAAGGTCGGTGAGGAAGCCTCCGAGACGATCATTGCCGCCAAAAACAAAGATAATGCTGAGCTGCGCCTGGAGGTCAGCGATCTGATCTATCACCTGCTGGTGCTGCTTCAGGAGCGCAAGCTTCCGCTGGATGAGATTCTGGAAGAGCTGAGCGCCCGCCATGAACGGCCGCGGCGGGATTAG
- the hisJ gene encoding histidinol-phosphatase HisJ encodes MHIDYHTHHERCGHAVGKLEEYVQRGIALGLDQLGLSDHLPLIHVDPDHYYPEMAMPLAELPRYVEECLTLKERYRGTIELRVGLEADYIEGYEDQIRELLAPYPWDYLIGSVHFLGEWDITDHRQTHGWEGQDVMDVYRRYYDAVQKSALSGLYDIIGHMDVIKRFGYGPRTPEDLAEARALELDTLKIIARSGIAMELNASGLTKPCAEMFPAEHVLVQALELGIPLTVGSDAHDPMKLGDGLTEARDMLWRTGFRELAVFEGRRRTSVPFNV; translated from the coding sequence ATGCACATCGATTATCATACCCATCATGAACGCTGCGGCCATGCCGTCGGGAAGCTGGAGGAGTATGTGCAGCGGGGCATCGCTCTGGGTCTGGATCAGCTCGGGCTGTCGGATCATCTGCCGCTTATCCATGTCGACCCGGACCACTACTATCCCGAGATGGCTATGCCTCTTGCGGAGCTTCCGCGTTATGTGGAGGAATGCCTTACGCTGAAGGAGCGTTACCGTGGAACGATTGAGCTGCGTGTAGGGCTTGAAGCGGATTATATCGAAGGATATGAGGATCAGATCCGCGAGCTTTTGGCACCGTATCCGTGGGATTATCTGATCGGGTCTGTACATTTCCTTGGGGAATGGGATATTACGGACCACCGGCAGACCCATGGCTGGGAAGGTCAGGATGTAATGGACGTATACCGCCGCTATTATGATGCTGTACAGAAGTCGGCGTTATCGGGATTATATGATATTATAGGACATATGGATGTCATCAAAAGGTTCGGTTACGGACCCCGGACGCCGGAGGACCTGGCGGAGGCCAGAGCGCTTGAGCTGGATACGCTGAAGATCATCGCCCGCAGCGGAATCGCCATGGAGCTGAATGCTTCCGGGCTGACCAAGCCGTGTGCCGAGATGTTCCCGGCAGAGCATGTGCTCGTCCAGGCGCTGGAGCTAGGCATTCCGCTCACGGTTGGCTCTGATGCGCATGATCCCATGAAGCTGGGAGACGGCTTAACAGAGGCCCGGGACATGCTCTGGCGCACCGGCTTCCGCGAACTGGCCGTCTTTGAAGGACGCCGCCGTACATCTGTTCCGTTCAACGTATAA
- a CDS encoding ribose-phosphate pyrophosphokinase, with translation MHHQLRIFSGSSNPKLAADIAERLGAPLGLIKLTRFKSGEIYVHYEESIRNCDVFLVQSLAHPINELFVELLVMIDAAKRASARTVNIIVPYYGYARQERKSAPREPISAKMVADVLTTAGATRVITIDLHAAAIQGFFNIPVDHLTALDLISGYLKVKGLTDLVVVSPDAGRASMAEKLASRLDSPFAIMIKKRPAHNESVITHVIGDVEGRTPIIIEDLIDTGTTIVNVVEGLKERGARNSIVCATHGLFSGDALERMDHPNIDEIVVTDSIALPDEHSSRFAVLSVAPMLAEATRIIIEGGSIDKLFRDAGI, from the coding sequence ATGCATCATCAATTACGGATTTTTTCCGGTTCGTCGAATCCGAAGCTTGCCGCTGATATTGCGGAGCGCCTTGGTGCGCCGCTTGGTCTGATCAAGCTGACACGTTTCAAAAGCGGCGAGATTTATGTGCATTATGAAGAGAGCATCCGGAACTGCGACGTATTTTTGGTGCAATCCCTGGCTCATCCGATTAACGAGCTGTTTGTAGAGCTGCTGGTCATGATTGATGCAGCCAAACGTGCATCGGCCAGAACGGTGAACATTATCGTCCCTTATTACGGGTATGCCCGGCAGGAGCGCAAATCTGCACCACGTGAGCCGATCTCGGCCAAAATGGTTGCTGATGTGCTGACCACCGCCGGCGCAACGCGGGTAATTACGATTGATCTGCATGCCGCAGCCATACAGGGATTCTTCAATATTCCGGTCGACCATCTGACAGCGCTCGATCTGATCAGCGGTTACTTGAAGGTGAAGGGTCTTACCGATCTGGTCGTAGTATCGCCGGATGCGGGACGCGCCTCCATGGCGGAGAAGCTGGCCAGCCGGCTGGATTCGCCGTTCGCCATCATGATCAAGAAACGTCCGGCCCATAATGAATCGGTAATTACGCATGTTATCGGGGATGTTGAAGGCAGAACGCCGATCATTATAGAGGATCTCATTGATACCGGAACGACCATCGTCAATGTGGTGGAGGGTCTGAAGGAGCGGGGCGCCCGGAACAGCATCGTCTGTGCTACGCACGGCCTGTTCTCCGGAGACGCGCTTGAGCGGATGGACCATCCCAATATTGACGAGATTGTCGTCACAGATTCGATAGCCCTGCCGGATGAGCATTCCAGCAGGTTCGCAGTGCTCTCGGTAGCCCCCATGCTGGCTGAGGCCACACGAATTATTATCGAGGGCGGTTCCATAGATAAGCTATTCAGAGACGCAGGGATTTAA